DNA from Mugil cephalus isolate CIBA_MC_2020 chromosome 5, CIBA_Mcephalus_1.1, whole genome shotgun sequence:
TACTCTGAAAACACTCTCACTCTGTAATTTCTTACTGTAATTAATTTATGTTGTCTACGCAGACAAGGCAGCACCAAATCTGCCACCAGGTTAAAGTGATTGCGGCACACAATTTATAATTGTCCAGTTAAGCACCCTCCCccagtgaggaaaaaaacaaatacaacacacCAACGAAGTGCTTCTCCCAAAACGCGCATTTCTCTACAAAGTTGCGCATAAAACGCAGGAAAAATACACCATGTATTTTCTGAGGAGTCGAGACTCGTCCTGTGGCGCGTCATGCGCACTTCATGGACTTCTATTTAGGTATGTTTGGTCAGTATATGGCATAGCAGCgtgtggaggagaggaggcaggagaTGACTGCTGCCCCCCTCACTTCTCCGCTAAGCCCTCAGGAGAGTGGAAGAAGTGGGACTGCGTGTGGACTGCACAATGAACGGGTTTCTACGGTAAATCTGATTTGGAAACGAATTTTTTTAAACGCGCATTTGAACCATGCGGACATAGGgcttatttttatctgtttgtctTCAGTTAAGCCCTTTCGAGAGTTTCACTTATAAGTGATCTGAAGCCTGCTATGGAGCACTTCGTGAGTCAAAATGAGTCTGAGCACTGACAATGTCACAAAGTTGTGGAAAAATGGTTCCTCGGAACTCGACTGGGCGTCTTCTCTGGACAACTTCACCAACAGCTCTCGGGGAAACCACTCTGTGCCCAGCGAGGTGGACCTCACCCGAGCCATCCCGCTCGGCTTGGTGCTCGGGGCTTTCATCGTCTTTGCCATCGCGGGCAACATCCTCGTCATCCTCTCTGTGATGTGCAACAGGCACCTGCGGACCCCGACCAATTACTTTATCATCAACCTGGCCATCGCCGACTTGCTGCTTGGCACCACGGTGCTGCCGGTGTCCGCCACCCTTGAGATCCTAGACTACTGGGTGTTCGGCAGGATCTTCTGTGACATCTGGGCGGCGGTGGATGTGCTGTGCTGCACCGCGTCCATCATGAGCCTGTGCGTAATATCTATCGACCGCTACATTGGAGTGAGCCACCCGCTGCAGTACCCGGGTATCGTGACGGAGAAGCGGGCTCTGCTGGCCATGCTCGGGGTCTGGGTGCTGTCGGTGGTCATTTCCATCGGACCTCTACTCGGATGGAAGCAGCCGCCGTCGCCGGACGACACGCAGTGTCCCATCACAGAGGAACCGTTTTACGCGCTCTTTTCCTCCCTCGGCTCCTTCTACATCCCTCTTGTCGTTATACTAGTCATGTACTGTCGTGTCTACATAGTCGCCAAAAGGACCACTAAGAACTTGGAGGCAGGTGTGATGCGCGAGAGGATGAACTCCAGCGAGCTGACCCTGAGGATCCACAAGGGATCTCAGGTGCATGAGGATCACGGCAGTTCGGGCACCGCCAAGGGCCGTGCGAACCAGGCCAGAAGTTCCCTCACGGTGAAACTTCTGAAATTCTCCCGGGAGAAGAAAGCAGCTAAAACTTTGGGAGTTGTGGTCGGCATGTTTACCCTTTGCTGGTTGCCGTTCTTTCTCGCCTTACCCATAGGTAGGTACAGCAGTACACTTTTTATCGGTAGGGACTactcattcaaaaaaaaaattaaaccaatTTTCCCCACGGCccactttaatttaaaaacgcCACATTACTCATTACAGGATATAGATTGCAGTCATTTAAATGGCTGTAGGAAATTAAACTGGGGGAGATAGAGGTTGCTGCAGACGCTGCAAATCATGTCTGTTGCAGGCGCTGGAAAAATAGTCTGGGTCTCTCATCATTTACAGCCCTGATCCCTCAGCAAACCTATGGAGAGTCTGATAAACTGGGGTGCGCAATATATACtgctgggggggaaaaaaacgtcACACATATATTATGGCAGCATTCAATATTCAAGGCAGTAGGAATCcatattatttatctgttttcagCTTCCGTTTATATATTATTGATCATATTGACCTTATATCCTGACAAATCAGTCTCTGAACTCTGGGCTCACAATAATAAGAAGTGACAGAACGGATTCACCATTGTTCTTACATTATTAGTGTTATCTTTGTTTTCAGATACATATATGCATCTTTGTTGTATTCCCTGAGTTTCAGGTTTCATCTGTTGGtgggacaaacacacaaaacgaaGAGCAGCTAGCCTCCCTTATGGTCAGACAGGCTCCACAAGCCTCTGACACTGGCAAGCACACAACACCCCGCCGTCAAGGCTGTTCAAAAAAAATCCGCAGCGGAAATTAAACCGCGTTTGGCGGCGAAACGTACAAGCATGCCATGGGCTGTACTGTGGCAGGAGGCTGACAAAACATTAAGTCCTTATTTTGTGGCTATTTTGGGACCAATGGGCTCTTGGAGCGAGGCAAACATGGTGCGATGTAGATGATCATTTTCCTAACGCTCTGATTTCCAGGACATTGAACCTGTGGACTGCGGGCTGTGAACGCATACGTTGTTTGCGTGCTGCCTGTTTATCTTTTGTCACAGTTGGTGGGAGCCTTTATGTCACTGCCTTCAAGCTGTAGCTCATAATctcacatgaacacacacacacatacatcactACCTGAGGCAGGATCCCACTGCAGAATCACATTGTGGGGATTCTTTTGCTCAAAGGACATACCAAAGATAATTTTCCAAATGTTCTGATATATAGAGTTCTGTCATTGTGCGCCTTTACTATCTCTGCGGTATAATGGTGACACATTGTGACAACGCACCACACTATTGAATTCCATACACGTTTTAAGCGGGGCCTCAGGGGCGCGTAAGAGAAAAGCATACAAACAAGCTGAGCAGTCTTGTGGCGATTAAGTACACAGAATGCCGCTGCAAATGCGCACGCCACACATCACACTTTGCCAAAGCAAAGCACCGCAAGTGTTCTCTTCCGCAACATCAGAGCCTCCTCACTTTTCCAAAGGGAGTTTGTGTGAgaagttgtttttcagtttgtgcCTTTGCTCCCTGGTGGGAGTATAAGGACACATCTGATAGGACAGCGGCACTTTCCCTGCGTTGCTCCCAGACTATTCATTAGCCTCCTCCCACAGAGTGGGATTTCCTGTGTCACACCTGTTATTACCCTGCTCTTTCCTCTGCATATTGTCCCTGATATGTAACGCATGTGGCAGTCCTGGTTGCCAGTGTGCGCGCCCGCGTGGCGGTGGACGGCACGTGGGCTTTGTTTTGCGTGTGTGAGGGACAGCGCTGAAACATTTATGCGTGTTTATGCGCAGTCTGTTCGCATGTGTCCGTCAGTGCGGCTGCAGATGCTTCTCCCTCATCCAGCACTGCAGATTTCGAAACAATTAAAAGCCTGCAAAGATGAAAGCGAAGGTTAAGGTATGTGGACTCTCCCCTTCAGGACTGACCTCACCCACCTCATTCAAATTCTCTAAaaaccttgtttttgtttttgcacataaaTGGCAAGCAGGCCGCTACCATTCCTACAGTTTGAGTCATTCCTTTTGAGGTTTTAAAGTATCACGTCTCCTTTTATGCATTCAACTTGGAGCAAAGTAAGGTATACAGATCTCCTCATGATAAACAATACATCAAAGTTTTTAAGTTAGTGTGACTCAGGGACAGCTGCTTCGGAGGAAAAGCAGCACGaaatttcacacacactcactgagtgctgtgtttgtcagtgagctaaagtaattttttatttatacattccTGTatcatattattaaaataaaaaatgacaccaTAACATCTTCAATTGaccaaaaacagtttttaagtCCAGACTTTTCAGCGGCGTACAGTGGTAATGCATATCTGCGTGAAATTAGAGAAACAAATATAAGCAGCGCTCAATTTCAGGTCTATTTCACATTTCAGGGCAACAGATTTTAAGCTTTTCATGGGTGAGACTGTCCGTGCTAAGGACAGAGTGAGGCGGTCCTTCATCTAGATTctactacaaaaaaaactgtatacAGATGTGAGAGCAGCCTACATACACAGTTACAGTATCTGGATATTTAATAACTCGTCTGTGGGCGGAGATTTTGACAGAAAAGTAGGTTTCTGTTCACAGAAATCaattatttgtagttttttttaatcagtgtgaGGAGGTTTCTGGATTTATTTCAGCTGattggacaaaaacaaacactcattCTTATTCAtacatgaatatattttaacttgaataaattaacattgcttaaaaaaatgtaatcatcaATAGGTCATCAACACGAATATCAGCATATTCTGCTCTACACAGAAAAACTTTTCCTAAAACAAGGCAAGCGTTAACATACGATATTTCGGGAGATTGTGAAACATGAAGAGTTAGCGCAGGGACCTGTCTAGATTTTTCACTCAGCTGTTTTCCAATAAGAAATCATTAGTTCTCAGCGGGCTACACGTGTTATTTCATTGCGCACGCTTTCCTGCGGCTCTTTTAACACCCAGCGCAGGAACTAATGTCCTGTGAAGGCCCCGCATTTAGCGAGCGGTGAGAGTGGAGTGCCCGACTGCGAGAGAAACCAACACTTTGAGGTGTTAacaattgttttgttgttatgaGATGTATTTTTGgaagatatactgtatgtgtgtgtatctgtgtaaaTCTCATAAGTTTCGTTCGCTCCGTTGAAGCTTTCCAGGGCCCTGCGCTCCGGGGGTAATTGAGATGGCTTTTggagaggaaaaataatgagAGTGTTAAGTGTCAAAGcgatggagaagaaaggaggtgGCAGAGCCAAGCTGGAGGGGCCACGGGGCAGCGGGGGTGAAGGCGAGGGTCTCTGGGTTGTCAGCGCAATTTTCCAAAAATAGCTGCGCGCTTCGTTTTCATTGAAAGTAATGTGAGAGGGCAATAAAGCCTCTGTCCTTTTAGATCAACACGTATTAATCATATTTATTGGTGCATTACGAAGGAGGATGTGTGCGTTGCGGTGAGAGCAGATTGTGCGTGTCTGCGTGTGGCACAGAATTAGCTTGCTCCCTCCAATTAGCGAGAATAACAGGATGTCTTGTTTTGTTAAGATGTTCCTGTGTTTCGCAGTGAGatgagtgcgtgtgtgcgccTGTCCTCAGGAAGGAGGTGCAAACATTTCTCTTAACAGAAGGGCCGAGACGGCCGACCAAAACCCACCCCAATGCTATCTATATACCATTGTCCCGGAGCCGAGACCTTCGCATCCTCTGCCAGTTTATACTATAGCTTTTCAACATAAACACttcaaaaaggacaaaaatggaCCACGTTCACACAGGACTTGAATACACAAACACGTACCGTATCTGGCTGTCGGAGGGTTTGCTGTCAGACAGGGTTTCCTGCATATTCATCCTGTGCTCGTGCagaaaggagaaacagaaaagccaTGGCAGTGCTCCGGCTATTTGATCATCGTGGGAGCCCCCCCGTGTGTTTATGGGCCCCTCCTGCAAAGAGAACcgcatatgtgtgtttgtgtgtgcagatgcCACTATTACACCCCACTGGAGATGCTAACAAATGGAGAGCACATTATAGGCACAAATCATTTCCTAAGCATGGGCCTTTCCTCGCTAAGAGAGGCcatgaagagaaaaatattatttgtcatgaaataaattcaggtaattcataaaaataactCATAAATCAGTCCAACATTTCCTGAATTAATTACTGCTGCCTTTCTTAGTTTTATGTCATTCAAATGCTACATCTTCGTATAGAGTCAGGTtgtattaaattataaattaacaGACATTCAAAATAATTACTTAATAATGGAAATCAAAAAATCAAAGCACTGTCTTAGCACAAAGCTCAGaaatgtttgctgctgctgataaATGAAAAGCGATTAGCACATTCGGGATCTTAATAAGCCAACATTAATCAGTTTATTAGAATTAGTAGAATATTGCTATGACAGTTGCTATTGGCTCATCCCATTGATATTGTATGTCACTTTTAGGACGCCCTTTACCTTTACCTTGCCGGGAACATCAGCTAAAGGTTCCCCATTTACTGACAGTTTGTACAGCTGATTAATAGGGACTGTACACGtcacaataaactaataaagtaaAGGCCATTGAGGAGCAGCATCAGTTTCTAGTATCGGAAACtattttgaatcatttttacgGGTCCTTTATTGTGTAAAGATACGGCTGCTTGGTTGTTGCTTCTTACTCGTCTGTTACGACAttggagaagaaaataactctTAAAGAACAGAAAATGGATTCTTACTGTCACCGTAGTCATAGAATCACAGTTTGCAACCAACAGAAACAGATCGACAGATGGAGAAGGATGCAGACAGAAAGATAAGTGACACCCCgcccttctcttctctctatcCCAGTCACACTCATAACTCAGTTATATAATCACATGTAAGTGGCCGTCCAGAAGGGAAAATAGCAGCAAAAAGAGACCCATTCATCTGCAGTTCCGGAGGCCAAGACGCATTCAAACAGCATTCTCCGGTTTCATCTCTCACAGTCTGGCCACCGGGACACATGCAGACAGTTTGTAGCGCTCGGAGCCACTGAGTGAAATGAAAGCTGAAAGTGACATTTCCCTCATATTACCGAACAATCGCTTTCGTCCGTGGTAACAAATTGACCGAGGGCCGTGAGCTTGCGCATGCGCGCATGTGCTTTGCTGGATCTCGAATGGAAAAACTGAGCGGGATGGTTTCACGGTTGCAGACATGCCAGCGTGCCTGCGGCATCAGAACCCGAGCGAGGTTCTTACGCTGAGAAACTTTCCACCTGCATCATTTGTATCTCTTAAAGTAAACGTCTGAGCTGCTGAACAAGCCGAGTCATCTCTGTCTGTCACCAATTGAGTTAATTTCACACTCGAAAGCCTAAGATAATACGGCATCCCCGGCCTCTCCAGGAATGTGATATAGATTTAAGAACGTGGGTtggtgttacaaaaaaaaaaaaaaaaaaagttttactctTTACATCTGCCCACACGCAAACACggaacatcttttttttgtttcacactgATCCCACGCGCTGTGTGCTTATTAATATCCCATTTTGCTATGAGTGTTCACCCTCTCACCTCATTAGCTCGTGAGCCATCCTTCCTCTATTTGAGCTGAGCCGCACAAGTTTAGATTAATGTAATGCAAGTCACTCTGTAAGATACAGAGCAAACATGCtgcagaattttatttattttccataagGACAGTGAAAAAAGTTAAATCAGTCTGAGTCTTAAACACCATCAGCCATGTGCCCATATAGACAATACTGTCTAAATGTATGAGAAGGGGAAAAGTTATTGTAACTAACCTCCCATGGAATAAACTGCCATTTCATTTTGACTAAAATGTTTAGCTCTGTCTCAAGGCAACACTCCTCTCCCACTGTGAATTTATCTACAAATGAATCCAGGGTCATCCTGCTCTCAGTGTGTTCGTGTGCAAATGCAGAGTGGCTGCAAGTAGTTTTTAAAAGCAAGTGCATTATCTGCTCATGAAGGCCTTTCTGAACACAAGGTCTTGATTTATACATTGCAGGTGGATGTGACTGTCCCCACATGGCGTGTGTTAACTGGTCTACAATATAAATTCTTTATCaatgctgccacctactgggTATAATGTAACTTGCAATCGACCAAATCTGACGGTACGTGCTGAATTATGAGCGAAGACGCATCGATCTGAGTCACAACATATAACAACAGGTCCATGTATGTTTGGACATggatacgttttttttttttttaaccacacattttggttttgttgaaTCAAAACTACAGGCAGAAAAAGCGTGGAATTAACTGAAGGCAGCTTCAGTAAAGGCCTGGAAAAACATCACATGATTGATGTCCACACAAGTTCCAGACTTTGGGCAGTCATTGTCTGTAAAGGAACCCCGatgaagaattaaaaataaacattttgtgtttgtgatcaaATTCTTTTCTCCAGCCACTCTGGAGCCCCCAGGGACTGTGCGCAAACATTATTGTAATTCCCACACCTTTCCTCCAGTTTGGATGCAAATAACCTCAAAGTAAAGCTGCAAGTCTGGACTTTAAGCCCACATTCATTAAAACAGTTTTGTATGGGATGGGTGATTTAGAAGTgtttttataagaaaaaaaaaccaaaacatttgatTAATACACCATACATAAACAGTTTAGTCTCAAAGATCTGTTTTAACTATAGGCATGGAGCTAGGAtgtgattagcttagcttagtttagcatgaGAGCATGAGGGAGTGGAGTCGAGTGTATCTGCTAGTTGCCCAGCAACCacccaaataaacaaattaaaacattagaCCTAGACTTgaatagactttaatgatccacacgggaaattgcttggtcacagtagttgcacataaaagaaacactatCAAAATAGataagtaaaaagaaagttaaataaaatgaaaataggacacaagtattatctagtaaaataaaaccaaaaatagtGTAAGCAAAAAAGTGCAACCCtccctaaaatgacaaaaattcagagaaataaatgagGGTCGGTATGGTCTAAGTGGGTCTTAGAGGTGCTAGTCATTATATGTTTGGACTTGGACAGAGCCAGGATAACTGTTCCCATCTACTAATAGCTAACGTCTGTTAATGGGCATCTGTACATCAACATGGGGATTAACTAAGAAGCTTTCTGGTTTGTGTCTGCGGTCCTTAGTAGAACTGACCAGTCACATTTGAACAGGCCTAAGTATCAGGCAGGTAAATAGTACACGTGAAgcagaaaagattaaatgttatCATAACCTCTTAACAAGCAGATTAACAGTAAAGCATATACCTTAAATAGAGTCTGTAAGTTATTTTAAACTGGTTCtgtcctcctctcacctcctagCTGCTGCTAGTTACGGTATGTTGCAAACAATGACTGGTGCGAGTACCAGGAAGTCTTCGCCcgtttgttttttatgtcaCCTGGATGTCTGCCTGCTGCACCGGAAGCCCTGAAACATTGGCCTCTGTCCCCAGAAGCTGATGATCAGCAGGTTCAAGGATTGAATACGTCCTGGCTCTAGGTCCATTCTTTCCACACAAACATGAGGGTACAATGGTCCTTCAGATCTTCACAAAACTTTTTActagaaataaaacaagctttttgaAGAcctgaaatgacaaattaagtGCAATtatgaaaaactaaatataatttaaaacacTGCATAATTTAGATTATATATCTGGTTCTGTACCATGTCGATTGATGTTGATCTCTTTTAACTAACAGTTGGCAACGTAAGAAAC
Protein-coding regions in this window:
- the LOC125008422 gene encoding alpha-1A adrenergic receptor-like → MSLSTDNVTKLWKNGSSELDWASSLDNFTNSSRGNHSVPSEVDLTRAIPLGLVLGAFIVFAIAGNILVILSVMCNRHLRTPTNYFIINLAIADLLLGTTVLPVSATLEILDYWVFGRIFCDIWAAVDVLCCTASIMSLCVISIDRYIGVSHPLQYPGIVTEKRALLAMLGVWVLSVVISIGPLLGWKQPPSPDDTQCPITEEPFYALFSSLGSFYIPLVVILVMYCRVYIVAKRTTKNLEAGVMRERMNSSELTLRIHKGSQVHEDHGSSGTAKGRANQARSSLTVKLLKFSREKKAAKTLGVVVGMFTLCWLPFFLALPIGSFNVNLRLPDLLFKVIFWLGYFNSCLNPIIYPCYNREFKLAFIRILRCQWHQRKRPGWRAYNYRSSNFSASGNSRKGSADHNSSCLNGSQRTLPSSASPSPSYLSRGLQTCPEGETLYIWGATTPTPSTPNLLPGSPADCQRGGLRGDLRGGKASEETTAGVFSFSFGKNKDKGGANKDIIMPDDNV